A window of the Chloroflexus sp. Y-396-1 genome harbors these coding sequences:
- a CDS encoding anti-sigma factor domain-containing protein, whose protein sequence is MESSPEYSDEIVELLAAYALDALEPAERAKVQQLLSERPELQKILAELRAAADLLPFALERPVLPPEWRQRTIDYALGRQRIESKQKHFFPHSRQPWLIGLGSLATALIIAVFGLIGYINNLHSQLTTAIQQRDQAQALAATAQAASQQLATVLVDPVLLASLQGNTGEGSVYLDPTGELLLIAALPPLTENQVYQLWVIEENAAPVSGGVFTIDTSGYGIIRLPAARVPDGSTLAITAEPSPGSDGPTGPILISGRIT, encoded by the coding sequence ATGGAGTCTTCACCGGAGTATTCCGACGAAATAGTTGAATTGCTGGCAGCTTACGCCCTCGATGCACTCGAACCGGCAGAACGAGCCAAAGTACAACAATTGCTGTCAGAACGACCAGAATTGCAGAAGATTCTGGCCGAATTACGTGCTGCTGCTGATTTGTTGCCATTTGCCCTGGAACGACCAGTTCTACCACCCGAATGGCGTCAACGAACGATTGATTACGCACTCGGTCGCCAGAGGATAGAGTCAAAGCAGAAGCATTTCTTCCCACATTCGCGGCAACCCTGGTTAATAGGACTTGGCAGTCTGGCAACTGCACTTATTATTGCCGTGTTTGGTCTCATTGGATATATCAACAACCTGCACAGTCAGTTGACAACTGCTATTCAACAACGCGATCAAGCGCAAGCCCTAGCCGCGACTGCTCAAGCTGCATCCCAACAATTGGCGACGGTACTCGTTGATCCAGTGCTGCTTGCATCGCTTCAAGGTAATACTGGTGAGGGATCAGTATATCTCGATCCAACAGGAGAGCTGCTGTTAATAGCTGCACTACCTCCGTTGACCGAGAATCAAGTCTATCAACTCTGGGTCATTGAAGAGAATGCAGCGCCGGTGAGTGGTGGAGTCTTCACTATTGATACAAGTGGTTACGGCATTATTCGATTACCGGCAGCGAGAGTGCCTGACGGCAGTACTCTAGCAATCACGGCTGAACCATCCCCTGGTAGTGATGGACCTACAGGGCCAATACTGATTTCTGGCAGAATAACGTAG
- a CDS encoding RNA-binding protein: MYVKLFVGNLAWSVDDATLEAFFQDYGNVRSPRVINDRETGRSRGFGFVEMEVADVATVISQTNGRAINGREIRVNEAEDKGSRGHRSGGDRGGFGGRRY; encoded by the coding sequence ATGTACGTGAAGCTCTTTGTCGGCAATCTGGCCTGGAGTGTTGACGATGCAACACTTGAAGCCTTCTTTCAGGACTACGGCAATGTACGAAGTCCACGAGTGATCAATGATCGGGAGACCGGTCGATCACGTGGTTTTGGCTTTGTCGAGATGGAAGTCGCCGATGTGGCAACTGTGATTAGCCAAACCAATGGCCGTGCAATTAATGGGCGCGAAATTCGGGTAAACGAAGCGGAGGACAAGGGTTCCCGCGGCCATCGTTCTGGTGGTGATCGCGGCGGCTTCGGCGGTCGGCGTTATTAA
- the hisF gene encoding imidazole glycerol phosphate synthase subunit HisF: MLTRRIIPCLDVKAGRVVKGVKFLNHRDAGDPVELAAAYNAAGADELVFYDITASSDERAIMVEVVERTAAEVFIPLTVGGGLRSVEDMYRMLRAGADKVSLNTAAVYNPQLIAEGARRFGSQCIVLSVDARRVNAPGEPPRWEVFTHTGANPRPTGLDAIEWIKRGIELGAGEICINSMDADGARTGYDLELLQAITAIASVPVIASGGVGSPHDMYRGIVEGGADAVLAASIFHFGDYSIADVKKYLAERGVPVRQTVVV, encoded by the coding sequence ATGCTGACACGACGTATCATCCCCTGCCTCGATGTGAAAGCAGGGCGAGTGGTTAAAGGGGTGAAATTCCTCAATCACCGCGATGCCGGTGATCCGGTAGAGCTGGCCGCGGCGTACAATGCCGCAGGTGCCGATGAGCTGGTCTTTTACGATATTACTGCCTCGAGTGACGAGCGGGCGATCATGGTTGAGGTGGTTGAACGAACTGCCGCCGAGGTCTTTATTCCGCTGACTGTTGGTGGCGGGTTACGCAGTGTTGAAGATATGTATCGAATGCTACGGGCCGGCGCCGATAAGGTGAGCCTGAACACGGCTGCGGTCTACAACCCACAATTGATCGCCGAGGGTGCGCGGCGCTTTGGTAGTCAGTGTATCGTACTATCGGTGGACGCTCGGCGGGTCAATGCACCTGGCGAGCCACCGCGCTGGGAAGTCTTCACCCATACCGGGGCTAATCCACGTCCAACCGGTCTTGATGCTATCGAGTGGATCAAGCGGGGGATCGAATTGGGCGCCGGCGAAATCTGCATTAACAGTATGGACGCCGACGGCGCGCGTACCGGTTACGATCTTGAGCTGTTGCAGGCAATCACCGCTATAGCGTCGGTACCCGTGATCGCATCAGGGGGAGTTGGTTCGCCACACGATATGTATCGCGGGATCGTTGAAGGGGGAGCTGATGCCGTGCTGGCGGCTTCGATTTTCCACTTCGGTGACTATTCCATTGCCGATGTCAAGAAGTACCTGGCTGAGCGAGGCGTACCGGTGCGGCAAACAGTAGTAGTTTGA
- a CDS encoding HYR domain-containing protein gives MRFLSTITLLVALGVMLGAMPEIGNAQRSDKPMSSEGSFPGGNRTLNSVIGDNDQRISFVAPLRDAFEPDIAYNPVTNQYLVVYARPREGGGSNEFEIYGQFIDATTGEPVPPTAPGAEVSGTAFRISRNGNDLATDPFDAYSPAVSYSARDNVFLVTWTADNTNPYIDCSNPAAGRAGYRAAGAYEIYVQVVAADGDLLIRDECGNPQDDRISEINVLFYRTNFGGRNPDWDAFSPDVAYNSQNGEFLICWSDDRANGFLTQSFAEQGGEFEIRCQRFSLDPHPNRRFIGQIGPNDFLVSRAGFNTGATGYVRPDYDAVTPAIAYNSVDNQWFVVWSADNNASGVEDGEFEIYGQVLAADGTQAHLLPGIGSNYRDDHRISQTGETTGCANASCDAYRPAVAYNPDRNQYLVAWFGDDVNGFEEVYVSLRQATGFGTSVSNQRVSFSSNGIDNRFKGLDVDVAYDPFNREWLVVWRGDPTVNDRFEIYGQRFNADTDGSIPLTPVGGGNFQIGNTPALAPNAFQASSSGLTRPLPGGEAETAGSTLLNPVNWHRVAPQVAATGSGRYMVVWAGYLDGVASNRQFEVFGRRLSFVPPTVQAATRSDGTTITPLNSGDLINASVRELGLTFAELLRNGADVANYRLVSGSVTSCSSAGSSLIAGVNVNLFTVTIQPTIQPLPDGQYTLIACATLTSAGGITLGSDVAITFTIDTTAPSLSLPDNISVEATDASGSVVTYTATASDAVAGAVPVTCTPASGSTFPLGVTTVTCTASDPAGNTATGSFTVTVVDTTPPSLRLPDNLSREATGPAGAVVTYTATASDAVAGAVPVTCTPASGSTFPLGVTTVTCTASDPAGNTATGSFTVTVVDTTPPSLRLPGNLSREATGPDGAVVTYTATASDAVAGAVPVTCTPASGSTFPLGVTTVTCTASDPAGNTATGSFTVTVVDTTPPSLRLPDNLSREATGPAGAVVTYTATASDAVAGAVPVTCTPASGSTFPLGVTTVTCTASDPTGNTATGSFTVTVVDTTPPSLRLPDNLSREATGPAGAVVTYTATASDAVAGAVPVTCTPASGSTFPLGVTTVTCSASDPAGNTATGSFTVTVVDTTPPSLRLPDNLSREATGPAGAVVTYTATASDAVAGAVPVTCTPASGSTFPLGVTTVTCTASDPAGNTATGSFTVTITPSGAPQIPPHRLFIPIITRV, from the coding sequence ATGCGATTCCTGTCTACCATCACATTGCTGGTCGCACTTGGAGTAATGCTTGGAGCGATGCCAGAGATCGGTAATGCGCAGCGATCCGACAAGCCGATGTCGTCAGAAGGTTCATTTCCGGGTGGCAATCGCACGCTGAATAGTGTGATCGGTGACAATGATCAACGAATCAGTTTTGTTGCGCCATTACGCGATGCTTTTGAGCCAGATATTGCCTACAATCCGGTGACCAATCAGTACCTGGTCGTGTACGCTCGTCCTCGTGAGGGCGGTGGCAGCAATGAGTTTGAGATTTATGGTCAGTTTATTGATGCTACCACCGGTGAGCCGGTGCCACCTACTGCACCTGGTGCTGAAGTGAGTGGGACTGCGTTTCGGATCAGTCGGAATGGAAATGATCTGGCTACCGATCCGTTTGATGCTTACAGTCCGGCGGTGAGTTACAGTGCACGCGATAATGTGTTTTTGGTGACCTGGACTGCCGACAACACCAATCCCTATATCGACTGTAGTAACCCTGCTGCTGGTCGTGCCGGTTATCGAGCCGCTGGCGCCTATGAAATCTACGTACAGGTGGTTGCTGCCGATGGTGATTTGCTGATCCGTGATGAGTGCGGTAATCCGCAGGATGATCGCATCAGCGAGATTAATGTCTTGTTCTACCGAACTAATTTCGGTGGAAGGAATCCTGATTGGGATGCGTTCTCTCCCGACGTTGCCTACAATAGTCAGAATGGTGAATTTCTGATTTGTTGGTCAGATGACCGGGCGAATGGGTTTCTCACTCAATCTTTTGCCGAGCAAGGTGGAGAGTTTGAAATTCGCTGTCAGCGCTTTTCGCTCGATCCCCATCCGAACAGACGCTTCATCGGCCAAATCGGACCAAACGATTTTCTGGTGAGCCGTGCTGGCTTTAATACCGGCGCTACCGGCTACGTTCGCCCCGATTATGATGCCGTGACACCGGCAATTGCTTACAATAGCGTTGATAACCAGTGGTTTGTGGTCTGGTCGGCCGATAACAATGCTAGTGGCGTCGAAGACGGTGAATTCGAGATTTATGGCCAAGTACTCGCGGCCGATGGCACACAAGCCCACCTCTTGCCTGGGATTGGATCTAACTACCGTGACGATCACCGCATCAGTCAAACCGGTGAAACAACCGGATGTGCTAACGCTAGCTGTGATGCGTACCGCCCGGCTGTAGCATATAACCCGGACCGCAATCAATATCTGGTGGCCTGGTTCGGCGATGACGTAAATGGCTTTGAAGAGGTCTACGTTAGTTTGCGTCAGGCAACCGGCTTTGGTACTTCGGTAAGCAATCAGCGGGTCAGTTTTAGTTCTAACGGTATTGATAATCGCTTCAAGGGACTTGATGTCGATGTGGCTTACGATCCGTTCAACCGTGAATGGTTGGTCGTCTGGCGTGGCGATCCGACGGTGAATGACCGCTTCGAGATCTACGGTCAACGGTTTAATGCTGATACCGATGGGAGTATTCCGCTGACGCCGGTTGGCGGTGGTAACTTCCAGATCGGTAACACCCCGGCGCTTGCGCCGAATGCCTTTCAAGCGAGCAGCAGTGGCCTGACCCGTCCATTACCGGGAGGTGAAGCAGAAACTGCTGGCTCGACCCTGCTCAATCCGGTCAACTGGCACCGAGTTGCGCCACAAGTTGCGGCAACCGGCAGCGGGCGCTATATGGTAGTTTGGGCAGGCTATCTTGATGGAGTGGCGTCTAATCGTCAGTTCGAGGTCTTTGGGCGTCGTTTGAGTTTTGTTCCACCGACGGTACAGGCTGCTACACGTAGTGACGGCACCACCATCACACCATTAAATAGTGGTGACCTGATCAATGCTTCAGTTAGGGAGTTGGGCTTAACCTTCGCAGAACTGTTACGCAACGGTGCCGATGTCGCCAACTATCGTCTCGTTAGTGGTTCAGTGACTTCGTGCAGTAGCGCCGGTAGTAGTTTGATTGCCGGTGTTAATGTGAATCTGTTCACCGTAACAATTCAGCCAACCATTCAACCATTACCTGATGGACAATATACACTGATCGCTTGTGCCACGCTGACAAGCGCTGGTGGAATTACATTGGGGAGTGATGTGGCGATCACCTTTACCATCGATACTACCGCACCGTCGCTGAGCTTGCCCGACAATATATCAGTGGAAGCTACCGATGCAAGTGGTTCAGTTGTCACCTACACCGCTACCGCCAGCGATGCCGTGGCGGGGGCGGTTCCGGTCACCTGTACTCCGGCCAGCGGCAGCACCTTCCCGCTCGGCGTCACCACCGTCACCTGCACGGCGAGCGATCCCGCCGGGAACACGGCGACCGGCAGCTTTACCGTCACCGTCGTCGATACCACGCCACCATCACTGAGGCTGCCGGACAATCTCTCGCGTGAGGCGACCGGCCCCGCTGGAGCGGTTGTCACCTACACCGCTACCGCCAGCGATGCCGTGGCGGGGGCGGTTCCGGTCACCTGTACCCCGGCCAGCGGCAGCACCTTCCCGCTCGGCGTCACCACCGTCACCTGTACGGCGAGCGATCCCGCCGGGAACACGGCGACCGGCAGCTTTACCGTCACCGTCGTCGATACCACGCCACCATCACTGAGGCTGCCAGGCAATCTCTCGCGTGAGGCGACCGGCCCTGATGGAGCGGTTGTCACCTACACCGCTACCGCCAGCGATGCCGTGGCGGGGGCGGTTCCGGTCACCTGTACCCCGGCCAGCGGCAGCACCTTCCCGCTCGGCGTCACCACCGTCACCTGCACGGCGAGCGATCCCGCCGGGAACACGGCAACCGGCAGCTTTACCGTCACCGTCGTGGATACCACGCCACCATCACTGAGGCTGCCGGACAATCTCTCGCGTGAGGCGACCGGCCCCGCTGGAGCGGTTGTCACCTACACCGCTACCGCCAGCGATGCCGTGGCGGGAGCGGTTCCGGTCACCTGTACCCCGGCCAGCGGCAGCACCTTCCCGCTCGGCGTCACCACCGTCACCTGCACGGCGAGCGATCCCACCGGGAACACGGCGACCGGCAGCTTTACCGTCACCGTCGTGGATACCACGCCACCATCACTGAGGCTGCCGGACAATCTCTCGCGTGAGGCGACCGGCCCCGCTGGAGCGGTTGTCACCTACACCGCTACCGCCAGCGATGCCGTGGCGGGGGCGGTTCCGGTCACCTGTACCCCGGCCAGCGGCAGCACCTTCCCGCTCGGCGTCACCACCGTCACCTGCTCGGCGAGCGATCCCGCCGGGAACACGGCGACCGGCAGCTTTACCGTCACCGTCGTGGATACCACGCCACCATCACTGAGGCTGCCGGACAATCTCTCGCGTGAGGCGACCGGCCCCGCTGGAGCGGTTGTCACCTACACCGCTACCGCCAGCGATGCCGTGGCGGGAGCGGTTCCGGTCACCTGTACCCCGGCCAGCGGCAGCACCTTCCCGCTCGGCGTCACCACCGTCACCTGTACGGCGAGCGATCCCGCCGGGAACACGGCGACCGGCAGCTTTACCGTCACAATCACGCCGTCTGGAGCGCCACAGATACCGCCTCATCGTCTTTTCATCCCGATCATTACCAGGGTATAA
- a CDS encoding histone deacetylase: MRVFYSDTFVLPLPPGHRFPMEKYALLRERVLNERIITANQLHIPEPASITELARAHDPAYIERVLNGQLTSAELRRIGFPWSPQMVERSRRSAGATIAACRTALSEGVGVNLAGGTHHAFSDAGAGYCVFNDAAVAARAMQAEGRAQRIAIIDCDVHQGDGTAAILAGDETIFTFSIHGANNFPFRKQQSDLDIALPDATGDAAYLDALEWGIRQVFASARPELIIYLAGADPYYDDRLGRLSLTKAGLAERDRLIFSFCRAAGVPIAITMAGGYARQIVDTVDIHAHTVAMAAMLH, translated from the coding sequence ATGCGTGTCTTCTATTCTGACACATTTGTCTTACCATTACCGCCAGGACACCGCTTCCCGATGGAGAAGTATGCCCTGCTGCGCGAACGGGTACTGAACGAGCGCATTATCACCGCCAATCAGTTGCATATCCCGGAACCAGCCAGTATCACCGAGCTAGCCCGTGCTCACGATCCAGCCTATATTGAGCGGGTATTGAATGGTCAATTAACGAGTGCTGAATTACGCCGGATTGGTTTCCCGTGGTCGCCACAAATGGTTGAGCGTTCACGGCGTTCAGCGGGTGCAACCATCGCCGCCTGTCGTACCGCTCTCAGCGAGGGTGTCGGAGTTAACCTGGCGGGTGGTACGCACCACGCTTTTTCCGATGCTGGCGCAGGCTACTGCGTCTTTAACGACGCGGCGGTGGCAGCGCGAGCGATGCAGGCCGAAGGTCGTGCGCAGCGGATCGCGATTATCGATTGTGACGTGCATCAGGGTGATGGGACAGCCGCTATTTTAGCTGGCGACGAGACGATCTTCACATTTTCGATCCATGGCGCCAACAATTTTCCGTTCCGTAAACAGCAGAGCGATCTGGATATTGCTCTTCCCGATGCGACGGGAGATGCTGCTTATCTCGATGCACTGGAATGGGGGATTCGCCAGGTCTTTGCAAGCGCTCGCCCCGAACTGATCATTTATCTGGCCGGCGCCGATCCGTACTACGATGATCGTCTGGGACGGCTGAGTCTGACCAAAGCCGGTTTAGCCGAGCGAGATCGGTTGATCTTTTCGTTCTGTCGGGCAGCAGGAGTACCGATTGCTATCACGATGGCTGGCGGCTATGCCCGCCAGATCGTCGATACGGTTGATATTCATGCCCATACTGTAGCAATGGCGGCCATGCTGCATTAA
- a CDS encoding sigma-70 family RNA polymerase sigma factor, with amino-acid sequence MPPRQSEDTGLPNLTDELLIDLIVQRDEAALGELYDRYASLVYSIALRITGDRQTAEEVMQDVFQNIWQTAGGFRHQSGAVVGWIIGITRHRAIDTLRSKRERARNRELTGIEAAYPLPNSSGVEQDLEQRALRQAVQAALADLPPTQRQAIEMAYYGGMTQTEIAKQLGEPLGTIKTRLRLGLSKLRELLRTLAE; translated from the coding sequence ATGCCGCCGCGACAATCTGAAGATACCGGTCTACCTAACCTGACTGATGAACTACTGATAGACTTAATCGTGCAGCGCGATGAAGCTGCACTCGGCGAATTGTACGATCGGTATGCTTCGTTAGTATATTCCATCGCACTCCGTATTACAGGAGATCGGCAAACCGCCGAAGAGGTTATGCAAGATGTCTTCCAAAACATTTGGCAGACAGCCGGTGGATTTCGTCACCAGTCAGGAGCAGTTGTCGGATGGATTATTGGCATTACCCGTCATCGCGCAATTGATACGCTCCGTAGCAAGCGAGAACGGGCTCGTAATCGTGAGTTGACAGGAATTGAAGCGGCTTACCCCTTACCCAACAGCTCAGGTGTTGAACAAGACCTAGAGCAGCGAGCTTTACGTCAAGCAGTCCAGGCAGCCCTGGCTGATTTGCCACCAACTCAACGTCAGGCAATTGAGATGGCCTATTATGGTGGTATGACCCAAACAGAGATCGCCAAACAACTTGGCGAACCCCTTGGAACCATTAAAACCAGACTACGTCTTGGTTTATCGAAATTGCGTGAGCTTTTGCGCACGCTTGCGGAGTAA
- a CDS encoding calcium/sodium antiporter produces MVIVLFIAGIVLLVFGADLLVRGAASLAASLGVSPLIIGLTIVAIGTSSPEIAVSLQAAFNAQGAIVLGNIIGSNIANIMLILGMAAMFGPLPVDRAILRRDLPVMIGASLLTFLLALDRTLSRIDGIIMLLGLTAYLWVMWPRNEHHDALHQSHLPQRRLRALLLQLAMVAGGLALLIVGARWLVDGAVTFATWLGVSELIIGLTIVAVGTSLPEIATSVIAGLRGERDIAVGNVVGSNVLNLLLVLGTTMVLSPQPIAVPEVTIALDLPVMVGAALICLPIFFTRRIVSRREGSLLLVYYLSYTLYLVLSATGSDELPVYNTIVGLILIPLTVVLLVVRALRWLGEERRQQRLSTNTRE; encoded by the coding sequence ATGGTTATCGTCCTCTTTATTGCAGGGATTGTCCTGCTAGTCTTTGGCGCCGATCTGCTCGTGCGTGGCGCGGCTAGCCTGGCGGCCAGCCTGGGTGTTTCGCCTCTCATTATCGGTCTGACGATTGTGGCCATCGGTACCAGCTCACCGGAAATTGCAGTGAGCCTGCAAGCTGCATTCAACGCTCAGGGTGCGATCGTGTTGGGGAATATCATTGGAAGTAATATCGCGAATATCATGCTCATTCTGGGAATGGCCGCTATGTTCGGGCCGCTTCCGGTTGATCGAGCGATTCTTCGCCGCGATCTACCGGTTATGATCGGCGCTTCACTGCTCACATTCTTGCTGGCGCTTGACCGCACGCTATCGCGAATCGATGGTATTATCATGCTCCTCGGTCTGACAGCGTATCTCTGGGTAATGTGGCCGCGCAACGAACATCACGACGCGCTTCATCAATCACACCTACCACAGCGACGATTGCGCGCTCTGCTACTGCAACTGGCGATGGTTGCTGGAGGTCTGGCTCTTCTCATTGTAGGAGCACGCTGGTTGGTCGATGGGGCAGTAACCTTTGCAACCTGGCTTGGGGTAAGTGAGTTGATCATTGGGCTAACTATCGTGGCGGTTGGTACTTCGCTACCAGAGATTGCCACGTCGGTGATTGCTGGTCTACGCGGAGAACGAGACATTGCTGTTGGTAATGTGGTCGGCAGTAATGTGCTCAATTTGTTACTGGTGCTTGGCACAACGATGGTGTTATCACCACAGCCAATCGCTGTTCCCGAGGTTACTATCGCACTCGATCTACCGGTGATGGTCGGCGCAGCGCTGATTTGTCTGCCGATCTTCTTTACCCGTCGGATCGTTTCTCGGCGCGAAGGCAGTCTCTTGCTGGTGTACTACCTAAGCTATACCCTGTATCTAGTATTGAGTGCCACCGGCAGTGATGAATTACCGGTGTACAATACTATTGTCGGTCTGATTTTGATCCCATTGACCGTTGTTTTGCTGGTCGTGCGTGCCTTACGCTGGTTAGGTGAAGAGCGTCGGCAGCAACGCTTGTCTACCAATACTCGTGAATAG
- the tkt gene encoding transketolase, with protein MNEPTTATLDRLCANAIRALAIDAVQQANSGHPGMPLGMADAAYVLWTRFLKHNPSDPHWPNRDRFVLSAGHGSMLLYALLHLTGYDLSLDDLKQFRQWGSRTPGHPEYHETPGVEMTTGPLGQGFATAVGMAIAERWLATKFNRAGFPIVDHYTYVIASDGDLMEGISHEAASLAGHLRLGKLIVLYDSNDISLVGPTKLSWSESVADRFAAYGWQVLYADGHTMSSVALALAEAIADDQRPSLIITRTIIGYASPRAGSHKAHGEPLGVEGVKATKEALGWPTEPSFYVPPEVYEHMHLAVEVGEARQREWEAMLNRYRASYPDLAAEWDLLQQGGLPANWQAALPVFPPDPKAKGTRVASGAVLQALAPILPGLLGGSADLHTSDFTYLEGYGSISGEDFRARNLHFGVREHAMGAILNGMALHGGIIPYGGTFLVFSDYMRPAIRLAALMKLRVIYVFTHDSIGVGEDGPTHQPVEHLVALRAIPNVLVVRPADANEVAMAWRLALQRTDGPTAIILSRQNVPTLDRSKLSAAEGVLRGGYILRDAVSAQTLIIATGSEVALALAAADQLEAEGIAVRVVSMPCRELFDQQEAWYREKVLPSSITVRVAIEAGRSIGWERYVGCEGTIIGVDRFGASAPFQRIYTEFGLTVERIVAVVKQRLSATA; from the coding sequence ATGAACGAACCTACTACCGCCACTCTTGATCGGTTGTGCGCTAACGCGATACGGGCGTTGGCTATTGACGCAGTCCAACAGGCGAATAGTGGGCATCCCGGTATGCCGCTGGGAATGGCAGATGCTGCCTATGTGCTCTGGACGCGCTTTCTCAAGCACAATCCAAGTGATCCGCACTGGCCGAACCGTGATCGGTTCGTCCTTTCTGCCGGTCATGGGTCAATGCTGCTTTATGCGTTACTTCACCTCACCGGCTACGATCTCTCGCTCGACGACCTGAAGCAGTTTCGGCAATGGGGCAGTCGAACGCCCGGTCATCCCGAATACCACGAAACACCTGGTGTTGAAATGACGACCGGTCCACTTGGGCAAGGCTTTGCCACCGCCGTTGGGATGGCCATTGCCGAACGCTGGCTCGCAACCAAATTCAATCGGGCCGGGTTTCCCATCGTTGATCATTACACCTACGTTATCGCCAGTGATGGCGATTTGATGGAAGGGATTTCGCACGAAGCAGCCAGCCTGGCTGGGCATTTGCGGTTAGGCAAGCTGATCGTCCTGTACGATAGCAACGATATTTCTCTGGTTGGACCAACCAAACTATCCTGGAGCGAAAGCGTCGCCGACCGGTTTGCCGCCTATGGCTGGCAGGTCTTGTATGCCGATGGTCATACGATGTCGTCGGTTGCCCTAGCGCTGGCAGAAGCGATCGCCGATGACCAACGCCCATCGCTCATTATTACCCGTACCATTATTGGGTATGCAAGCCCGCGCGCAGGGAGCCATAAGGCGCACGGCGAACCACTGGGCGTCGAAGGTGTCAAAGCGACCAAAGAGGCATTAGGATGGCCAACAGAACCATCCTTCTACGTACCACCTGAAGTCTACGAACATATGCATCTGGCCGTAGAGGTTGGTGAAGCGCGTCAGCGTGAATGGGAGGCGATGCTGAACCGTTACCGGGCTTCATACCCTGATCTGGCGGCTGAATGGGATCTGCTGCAACAAGGTGGACTGCCGGCGAACTGGCAAGCAGCGTTGCCGGTCTTTCCGCCTGATCCGAAAGCAAAAGGCACGCGGGTTGCGTCAGGGGCGGTGTTGCAAGCGCTGGCGCCCATCCTTCCCGGTCTCCTCGGTGGTTCAGCCGATCTTCACACCTCGGATTTTACCTATCTCGAGGGCTATGGCTCGATCAGCGGCGAAGACTTTCGTGCTCGCAACCTGCATTTCGGTGTTCGAGAGCACGCCATGGGCGCTATTCTCAATGGCATGGCATTGCACGGCGGCATTATTCCGTATGGTGGAACCTTTCTCGTGTTCAGTGACTATATGCGCCCCGCTATTCGTTTGGCGGCGCTGATGAAATTACGGGTCATCTATGTCTTCACCCACGATAGTATTGGTGTTGGTGAAGATGGGCCAACCCATCAGCCGGTCGAGCATTTAGTTGCATTGCGCGCTATTCCTAATGTATTGGTTGTGCGTCCAGCAGATGCAAATGAGGTAGCAATGGCCTGGCGCTTAGCCCTTCAGCGGACCGATGGGCCAACCGCGATTATTCTGTCGCGCCAGAATGTGCCGACCCTCGACCGCAGCAAGCTGAGTGCTGCCGAAGGTGTGCTTCGTGGAGGGTATATCTTGCGTGATGCTGTTTCAGCACAGACGTTGATCATTGCAACCGGTTCAGAAGTAGCACTGGCTCTTGCCGCTGCCGATCAACTCGAAGCGGAAGGGATTGCGGTACGGGTCGTGAGTATGCCCTGCCGTGAACTCTTCGATCAGCAAGAGGCATGGTATCGCGAGAAGGTGCTTCCCTCATCGATAACAGTACGGGTAGCGATTGAAGCCGGACGGTCTATCGGTTGGGAACGCTATGTCGGTTGTGAAGGGACGATTATCGGCGTGGATCGTTTTGGAGCATCGGCGCCGTTCCAACGCATCTATACTGAGTTTGGTCTGACTGTTGAACGGATTGTTGCCGTTGTGAAGCAACGTCTCTCAGCTACAGCTTGA
- a CDS encoding ferritin-like domain-containing protein, with protein sequence MTAEHTKQGVFSRRTLIKGVAGLGGGLVVASFANLFGIQPASADHDRKDDPQLILNLAATAETLATTFYYAALTSAQFKLDEEDILYLKFALDAEKYHLDFLVSNGGRALTNQFYVPANLLRDPALFVQVGADAETAFVGAYLAATRRFAELGADRLAGTTAQHACSEAQHLALIREIGGFVPNNLPLPLPIYYNVSDAVPTLAPFLQGGQGFIGPVMAPTADQIMRALGGVKSDRTEPYTRVF encoded by the coding sequence GTGACAGCAGAACACACCAAGCAGGGAGTATTCTCACGTCGTACTTTGATCAAGGGCGTTGCCGGTTTAGGTGGTGGACTGGTCGTTGCAAGCTTTGCAAATCTGTTTGGAATTCAGCCAGCATCAGCCGATCATGACCGCAAAGATGATCCGCAGCTTATCTTAAATCTGGCCGCAACTGCCGAGACATTAGCAACGACCTTCTACTACGCAGCTTTAACCTCAGCCCAATTCAAACTCGACGAAGAGGACATCCTCTACCTCAAGTTTGCTCTCGATGCCGAGAAGTATCATCTTGATTTCCTGGTTAGCAACGGTGGGCGGGCACTGACGAACCAGTTTTACGTTCCGGCTAATCTGCTGCGCGATCCGGCCCTCTTTGTTCAGGTAGGAGCTGATGCAGAAACAGCCTTCGTAGGAGCATATCTGGCCGCCACTCGTCGCTTTGCCGAGTTAGGGGCCGACCGCCTGGCAGGTACCACTGCACAGCATGCATGCAGTGAAGCGCAGCACCTGGCGCTGATCCGTGAAATTGGCGGATTTGTACCAAATAATCTGCCGTTGCCGTTACCGATTTACTACAATGTATCCGATGCTGTTCCGACACTTGCACCATTCCTCCAGGGTGGACAAGGCTTTATTGGCCCGGTCATGGCACCTACTGCTGATCAGATTATGCGTGCCCTTGGCGGTGTGAAGTCTGACCGAACGGAACCATACACAAGAGTATTCTAA